CGAAAGGCCGCAGCAAGTGCATATCACGCCCTGGAGCGCAAACACTGCCTTTGAAGTTGTCGCTGAAGAATATAGTACCGACCGCGCTCGTGCCACTCTCAAGGTGCAGGATGGCTGCGAGCAGTACTGCGCCTACTGCATTATTCCTTACGCGCGCGGGCCCGAGCGCTCGCTGCCCTTAAACGCGGTGCAAAAGCAGGCCGAGGCGCTCCTACAACAGGGTTATAAAGAGATTATCTTGAGCGGCATCCATCTCGGAGCCTACGGGCGTGACCTCACCCCAGAGCTATCTTTAGCCACGCTTGCCGAAACCCTCGCTAAATTGCCCGGCCTAGTCCGGCTCCGCCTAGGCTCGGTAGAACCCACCGATGTAACTACAGAGCTCATAACTACCCTTGCCAGGCACGAAAATATCTGTCGCCATCTGCATATTCCGCTACAGAGCGGCAGCACAACCGTGCTAGGGCGTATGGGTCGCCCTTACACCCCAGCAGGTTTTAGCGCGATCACTAGCTCTCTGCGGCAACTCCTACCCGACATAGGTATAACGAGCGACGTCATTGTGGGTTTCCCTGGCGAAACAGTCGCAGAGCACGAGGAGTCTCTCGCCTTCGTCAAAGCTATGGAGTTCGCGCGAGTACATGTCTTTCGCTATTCACGTCGGCCGGGTACTAGGGCCGCCGAAATGAAGGAGCAAATCCTAGACAGTGTTAAAGACGCTCGCTATGAGGCCATGCAGGCCCTAACGTGCGCCGGGCAGGAGAGCTTTCACGCATCTCATCTAGGAAAAACGGTCGCCGTCTTGGTCGAAAACGAGCCGGGCGAACTTCGCCTAGGCCATACATCCTCCTATCTTAAAGTCGCCTTCCCCGGGCCGAGCGAGCTAATGGGGGAAGTGGTGTCCGTAAAAGTGCTAGGTACTACCCCAGACGGTGTCTACGGCGAGGTTGCCAAGTAAGCTCAGTAATTCGAAAGGTGTGAGAAGATATGCCCTGTCTTTTTTGCCGCATCATTGCTAAAGAGCTACCTGCCAAAGTTCTCTACGAAGACGATTACGTTCTCGCCATTGCCGATATAAACCCTGTTGCCCCAGTGCACATTTTAATCATGCCCAAAAAACATATTGCCCGCATTGACTCGCCCGAAGCCATCGACTGCACTTCTGCACTTTTCTCTGCCGTTAAACAGCTCGTCGCACTCCACAATCTCAGCGACCCCGGTTTTCGCGTCGTAACTAACGCCGGCCACGCCGGTGGGCAGAGTGTAGACCACCTGCACCTACACCTC
This genomic window from Bacillota bacterium contains:
- the mtaB gene encoding tRNA (N(6)-L-threonylcarbamoyladenosine(37)-C(2))-methylthiotransferase MtaB is translated as MLTVGFYTLGCKVNQQETSALAAKFKAALFREVDFASPADIYVINTCVVTSQAERKSRALAKRQKKKHPTAFVVLAGCFPQVARDKAAALGMELVVGSNDKGRIVELVKEALAERPQQVHITPWSANTAFEVVAEEYSTDRARATLKVQDGCEQYCAYCIIPYARGPERSLPLNAVQKQAEALLQQGYKEIILSGIHLGAYGRDLTPELSLATLAETLAKLPGLVRLRLGSVEPTDVTTELITTLARHENICRHLHIPLQSGSTTVLGRMGRPYTPAGFSAITSSLRQLLPDIGITSDVIVGFPGETVAEHEESLAFVKAMEFARVHVFRYSRRPGTRAAEMKEQILDSVKDARYEAMQALTCAGQESFHASHLGKTVAVLVENEPGELRLGHTSSYLKVAFPGPSELMGEVVSVKVLGTTPDGVYGEVAK
- a CDS encoding HIT domain-containing protein; this translates as MPCLFCRIIAKELPAKVLYEDDYVLAIADINPVAPVHILIMPKKHIARIDSPEAIDCTSALFSAVKQLVALHNLSDPGFRVVTNAGHAGGQSVDHLHLHLLGGRQLTWPPG